GTCCTCGCTCAGGATCGCATTCGTGCCGGTTATCGCTCAGAAGCTTAGAAGCTAGAAGCTCAGCAACTTAGGAGCTAATCCAACGTGAACTGCTGAAATTTCATCCAATCATTTGAGCCTTTGCTCAATTTTCGATTGGGAAATCCGTGTCTTCTTAATATGCAAGCTTCTTTTGGAGCTCTTCAGCGGTTTTGTCTATTCATTTGCGCGGTAGTTGTCCTCGGCCTCGCTGGCTGCGCCGGGTCGAAACATACCGATATTGCTCATACGCTGCGTACCGAAATTCCCGCGCCTGAGGGCAGTCCTCAGATTATTGCTGCCTATCAACCCTGGTTTGGACGCTCCGGGCATATCGACGTCGGTTACAACTCCCAGGACGCGAGCGTCCTTGCTCAGCAAGTGGAGCATGCGAAGAACCTCAACATTCGGGCATTCATTGTGAACTGGTATGGACCGTCGCACGACTTTGAAGACCGCAGCTACGCGGCGCTGCAGCGAGTTTCGTCTGAACACGACTTCAAGACAGCGATCATGTACGACGAAAGCGTTGACGATCCCCATCGTGCTACGGAGCAGGCTATCTCCGATCTGCAGTACGCATACGAGCATTACATCGGGCCAAAAGCTTCCGTGCCTAATGCATATCTCACCTACGACGGGCGCCCGATGATCTTCATATTTCCTAAATCGGGAGATACAGACTGGAAGCGCGTAAAGCAGGCCGTGAGTGGATGGGAACACCCACCGATCCTGATCTATGAAGATGAGGATGCAAAAGACTGGGGAGCCTTCGATGGTTACTATGCGTGGGTTTCACCCGGCAAGAAGGGCTGGGTCAAGGATGGCAGCAACTGGGGCCGCAGCTATCTCGAGAACTTCTACAGCAGAATGTCGAAGCAAAGCGGCAAGATTGCCATAGGTGCAGCATGGCCCGGCTTTGATGATTCCAAAGCGGAGTGGGGGCAGGGTCGCAAAATGGACGCGCGTTGTGGAAAAACCCTCGAGGACTCACTGAATCTTCACCGGCGCTACTTCCCTGCCGATCGTCCACTGCCCTTCCTTATGATCGTCACCTGGAACGACTACGAAGAGGGAACGGCCATCGAGCGCGGAATCGCGAACTGCGGCGCCAAGAGTGACGGCGCACAGCGCGCAGGCGGATAAGAAGAGCGAAAGGCGTTTTGTTCTTGCGACGCCCTGCTCAACCGTCAAACAGCCATCCACGACCTATAATGTTTTCATGCTCGACGAGCTCGATTTTCGCCGCAAAGCAGATGTGGCTGTGGAAGACTTGAAGAAGCGCCTGATTGCTGCCGAAGATGATGCCGCGATTGAGGTCGAAGAACAGAATGGCGTGCTGAACGTTGTCTTCGAGGAACCACCGGCGAAGTTCGTCATTACTCCAAACACTCCGGTTCGCCAGATCTGGATCTCTGCTCTCTCCACCAGCTTCAAACTTGACTGGTCAGATATGCAAAATGACTTCGTGTTGGAAAAGACCGGCGAGCGTCTGAAGGCCTTGGTTGGAAGATTGGTAAATCAACAGCTCGGTGAAGAAGCCGTTACCCTCTCCTAATTCTCGTGGGAAGGTTGGAGGCACTTCGGAGAGGATTGGTGGACCTGGTCGGGATCGAACCGACGACCTCTTCCATGCCATTTCCTAGAACGGGATTGTACTGAAACGCATCAAGGAGCATTGAGATGGGGCAGCCTTGCGATGAAGTCGGGCTGTCCCACTATTGCTGCTACACCGGATGACATCGAGCTGCTCTGACCCACATGGGCATGGATCATCAGGTTAGGTCACAACGAATGTCACAGATCCGCCCTCGTCCGCGATGTTAAACCAGTTCGATTTATTCATGTCCTCACCTTGCTGATTCCGCCAGCACCCTCCGCGCCGTACTCCCCCGGGCGGCGCCGGTCGACGTCCCCCGAGGCCAAGTTGAGGGTTGGAGTCCCTGCAGAATGCAAAATTGGAGTCACTCGGTTTCGCATCCAAAATTTTCCCGCGCTTAGAAATCCTCTGCTTGCTGTT
Above is a genomic segment from Terriglobales bacterium containing:
- the cyaY gene encoding iron donor protein CyaY, with the translated sequence MLDELDFRRKADVAVEDLKKRLIAAEDDAAIEVEEQNGVLNVVFEEPPAKFVITPNTPVRQIWISALSTSFKLDWSDMQNDFVLEKTGERLKALVGRLVNQQLGEEAVTLS